The sequence below is a genomic window from Streptomyces sp. NBC_00582.
CAGGTAGGGGCGTCCGCTCAGGGGCACCCGGCGGCCGCTGAAGGCGGCGGCCCGGCTGTCGTCGAAGCGGATGCGCCGCTGGAGGTAGGTGTCGTAGAGGGAGACGACGCGGTCGTAGTAGGGGCGTTCGCGGTCGGGCAGGGCCGACGCGGAGAACGTGGTCGGCGGGACGAACCGCGTCACCTGGAACGACGGGTACTCGGCGAGGACGTCGGAGAAGTCGCGCAGGGTCAGCAGGTGGCCGACCGCGTGCAGGGTGAGGCCCTCGGCGTCCTCGAAGCGGGTGGTGGCCTCCGTGACCAGGTCGGCGACGTGGTCGACCGGCACCAGGTCCAGCGCGGCGTCGTAGTGGCCGGGCATGGTGCGCACCAGCCCCCGGGTCATGATCTTGAGTATGGGGTAGACGGTCTTGAAGTCGCGGCAACGGCCCGTGCGGGAGGCGCCGGTGACGATGCTGGGACGGACCACGGCCACCGGCAGGCCGTCCGCGGCGGCCTTGCGGACCATGGTCTCCGCGGCCAGTTTGCTCTTCTCGTAGACGTTGCCGAAGCGCTGTCCGACGTCGAGTTCGTCCTCCAGGGCCACGCCGTCGCGCACCCCGCACACATAGGCCGTGCTGACCTGCACCAGCGGGGTGCGGTGTGCCAGGGCGAGGTCCAGGA
It includes:
- a CDS encoding SDR family oxidoreductase is translated as MADTMTVLVTGASGFVGAEVAARLTGAGHTVLTLMHRNGDILRNDGRKLAPGPGTLTRITGDVTRPGLGLNEDDRRLAATADRIVHCAAVTDFGLPDERYESINVGGTRHVLDLALAHRTPLVQVSTAYVCGVRDGVALEDELDVGQRFGNVYEKSKLAAETMVRKAAADGLPVAVVRPSIVTGASRTGRCRDFKTVYPILKIMTRGLVRTMPGHYDAALDLVPVDHVADLVTEATTRFEDAEGLTLHAVGHLLTLRDFSDVLAEYPSFQVTRFVPPTTFSASALPDRERPYYDRVVSLYDTYLQRRIRFDDSRAAAFSGRRVPLSGRPYLRRLLDHCLKVGYLGAPPPRDAAAAPSDGSTAR